Proteins from one Choloepus didactylus isolate mChoDid1 chromosome 4, mChoDid1.pri, whole genome shotgun sequence genomic window:
- the LOC119531583 gene encoding 40S ribosomal protein S4, X isoform-like, with product MARGPKKHLKRVAAPKHWMLDKLTGVFAPRPSTGPHKLRECLPLIIFLRNRLKYALTGDEVKKICMQRFIKIDGKVRTDITYPAGFMDVISIDKTGENFRLVYDTKGRFAVHRITPEEAKYKLCKVRKIFVGTKGIPHLVTHDARTIRYPDPLIKVNDTIQIHLETGKITDFIKFDTGNLCMVTGGANLGRIGVITNRERHPGSFDVVHVKDANGNSFATRLSNIFVIGKGNKPWISLPRGKGIRLTIAEERDKRLAAKQSSG from the coding sequence ATGGCTCGTGGTCCAAAGAAGCATTTGAAGCGTGTAGCAGCTCCAAAGCATTGGATGCTGGACAAACTGACTGGTGTGTTTGCTCCTCGTCCATCCACTGGTCCCCATAAGCTGAGAGAATGTCTCCCTCTCATCATCTTCTTAAGGAACAGACTTAAGTATGCCCTGACAGGAGATGAAGTAAAGAAAATCTGTATGCAGCGGTTCATAAAGATTGATGGCAAGGTCCGAACTGATATAACTTATCCTGCTGGTTTTATGGATGTCATCAGCATTGACAAGACTGGAGAGAATTTCCGTCTGGTTTATGATACCAAGGGTCGCTTTGCTGTTCATCGTATTACACCTGAGGAGGCCAAGTACAAGTTGTGCAAAGTGAGGAAGATCTTTGTAGGCACAAAAGGAATCCCTCATCTGGTGACCCATGATGCCCGTACCATCCGCTACCCTGATCCCCTCATCAAGGTGAATGACAccattcaaattcatttggaGACGGGCAAGATTACCGATTTCATAAAGTTCGATACTGGTAATCTGTGTATGGTGACTGGAGGTGCTAATCTGGGAAGAATTGGTGTGATCACCAACAGAGAGAGGCATCCTGGCTCTTTTGATGTGGTTCATGTGAAAGATGCCAATGGCAACAGCTTTGCCACCCGGCTTTCCAACATTTTTGTTattggcaaaggcaacaagccaTGGATTTCTCTTCCCCGAGGAAAAGGTATCCGCCTCACAATTGCTGAAGAGAGAGACAAGAGACTGGCTGCCAAACAGAGCAGTGGGTGA